A portion of the Fusobacterium perfoetens ATCC 29250 genome contains these proteins:
- the ribE gene encoding riboflavin synthase has product MFTGLIEEMGQVLSITNGDKSVQLKIKCNKVLEGAKLGDSIATNGTCLTAIEIGKDYFIADCMHETIKRTNLKRLKPGNMVNLEKSITLSTPLGGHLVTGDVDCEGRISSIEQDGIAKIYTFEIENRFMKYVVEKGRVSIDGASLSIVGHKDNTLSVSLIPHTQEMITLGKKKVGDYVNIETDLIGKHIERLLNFKEEKEEKSKLDLNFLAKHGFF; this is encoded by the coding sequence ATTTTTACTGGATTAATTGAAGAAATGGGACAAGTTTTATCTATAACAAATGGAGATAAATCTGTTCAATTAAAAATTAAATGTAATAAAGTATTAGAAGGAGCAAAATTAGGAGATAGTATTGCTACTAATGGTACTTGTCTTACTGCTATTGAAATAGGAAAAGATTATTTTATAGCTGATTGTATGCACGAAACTATAAAAAGAACTAATCTAAAAAGATTAAAACCAGGAAATATGGTAAATCTTGAAAAATCTATAACTCTTTCTACTCCACTTGGAGGACATTTGGTTACAGGAGATGTAGACTGTGAGGGAAGAATCTCATCTATAGAACAAGATGGTATTGCAAAAATTTATACTTTTGAAATAGAAAATAGATTTATGAAATATGTTGTAGAAAAAGGAAGAGTAAGTATAGATGGTGCTAGTCTTTCTATCGTTGGGCATAAAGATAATACTTTATCAGTTTCTTTAATTCCACATACTCAAGAGATGATTACTTTAGGAAAAAAGAAAGTTGGAGATTATGTAAATATCGAAACTGATTTAATAGGAAAACATATTGAAAGACTTCTAAATTTTAAAGAAGAAAAAGAAGAAAAATCAAAATTAGACTTGAATTTTTTAGCTAAACATGGATTTTTCTAA
- the ribD gene encoding bifunctional diaminohydroxyphosphoribosylaminopyrimidine deaminase/5-amino-6-(5-phosphoribosylamino)uracil reductase RibD, producing MDTKYMELALELAVKGKGQVNPNPLVGAVVVKDGEIVGKGYHKYYGGPHAEVYALDEAGEKANGATLYVTLEPCSHHGKTPPCVDKIKKMKIKRCVIAVLDPNPLVAGRGKKILEEAGIEVVVGVLQEKALEINKVFFKYIQTGKPYLFLKCAITLDGKIATSFGDSKWITNEKSREKVQYLRNEYTGIMVGVNTLIKDNPRLNSRIENGRNPYRIVIDPHLRTPLDDCHFIEYEDSKSIIVTSIENTKSNNKNVLSYQRLLDRGIKFILLDGYDFSVDEVLDKLGEMKIDSVLLEGGSHLISRAFKEDRIDGGEIFIAPKILGGGLSFIDGFSFREIKDCFHLENVKYNIIDDNVSIEFHKNINNSLKVGD from the coding sequence ATGGATACTAAATATATGGAATTAGCTCTTGAACTTGCTGTAAAAGGAAAAGGTCAAGTTAATCCAAATCCATTAGTAGGAGCAGTAGTTGTAAAAGATGGAGAAATAGTAGGTAAGGGGTATCATAAATATTATGGTGGTCCTCACGCTGAAGTTTATGCCTTAGATGAGGCTGGAGAAAAGGCTAATGGAGCTACTTTATATGTAACTTTAGAGCCTTGTTCTCATCATGGTAAAACTCCACCTTGTGTTGATAAGATAAAAAAAATGAAAATAAAAAGATGTGTAATTGCTGTTCTTGACCCAAACCCTCTAGTAGCAGGTAGAGGAAAAAAAATTCTTGAAGAAGCTGGAATAGAAGTTGTTGTAGGTGTCTTACAAGAAAAAGCATTAGAAATAAATAAAGTTTTTTTCAAATATATTCAAACAGGTAAACCTTATCTTTTCTTAAAATGTGCCATAACTTTAGATGGAAAAATTGCTACATCTTTTGGAGATTCAAAATGGATTACAAATGAAAAGTCAAGAGAAAAAGTACAATATTTAAGAAATGAATATACAGGTATAATGGTTGGAGTTAATACTCTTATAAAAGATAATCCTAGATTAAATTCTAGAATTGAAAATGGAAGAAATCCATATAGAATAGTTATTGACCCACATTTAAGAACACCTTTAGACGATTGTCATTTTATAGAATATGAAGATTCAAAAAGTATAATAGTTACCTCTATTGAAAATACAAAAAGTAATAATAAAAATGTTTTAAGTTATCAAAGACTTTTAGATAGAGGAATAAAATTTATTTTATTAGATGGGTATGATTTTTCTGTAGATGAAGTATTAGATAAACTTGGAGAAATGAAAATAGATTCTGTTTTATTAGAAGGTGGTTCTCATCTAATTTCTAGAGCTTTTAAAGAAGATAGAATAGATGGTGGAGAGATATTTATTGCACCTAAAATTTTAGGTGGTGGACTTTCTTTTATAGATGGATTTAGTTTTAGAGAAATAAAGGATTGTTTTCATTTAGAAAATGTAAAATATAATATTATAGATGATAATGTATCTATTGAATTTCATAAAAATATAAATAATAGCCTTAAGGTAGGTGATTAA
- the ribH gene encoding 6,7-dimethyl-8-ribityllumazine synthase, whose amino-acid sequence MRVLEGNFDGKGLKIGIVAGRFNEFITSKLVSGANDALRRHGVNDDDITLAWVPGAFEIPVVVQKMAESGKYDAVLALGAVIKGATPHFDYVCAEVSKGCATISLKTNIPVMFGILTTNSIEEAIERAGTKAGNKGFDVANGAIEMCNLLKGM is encoded by the coding sequence ATGAGAGTTTTAGAAGGAAATTTTGATGGAAAAGGATTAAAAATAGGAATAGTTGCTGGAAGATTTAATGAGTTTATCACTTCAAAATTAGTTAGTGGAGCTAATGATGCTTTAAGAAGACATGGAGTTAATGATGATGATATTACTCTTGCTTGGGTTCCAGGAGCTTTTGAAATTCCTGTAGTAGTTCAAAAAATGGCTGAATCAGGAAAATATGATGCTGTCCTTGCTTTAGGAGCTGTAATAAAAGGAGCTACTCCTCATTTTGATTATGTGTGTGCTGAAGTTTCTAAAGGATGTGCTACTATATCTTTAAAAACAAATATCCCTGTTATGTTTGGAATTCTTACTACTAACAGTATTGAAGAAGCTATTGAAAGAGCTGGAACTAAGGCTGGAAATAAAGGATTTGATGTAGCAAATGGTGCTATAGAAATGTGTAACTTATTAAAGGGGATGTAA
- a CDS encoding precorrin-2 dehydrogenase/sirohydrochlorin ferrochelatase family protein, with amino-acid sequence MAKNNFFPFFIDLTGKNILVIGAGKVAARKITTLLSLGAHILIYTKQIKDKSITSFLFDKKNIQLIMKEIKEENFEEFITKDAFMVIAATDDKELNEQITNYCKDKNILINNVSSSDNMTVRFCSVIENQNYKIGISANGDPKKSLLLKNKIEKFLENKN; translated from the coding sequence ATGGCTAAAAATAATTTTTTCCCATTTTTCATTGATTTAACAGGAAAAAATATTTTAGTAATAGGAGCTGGAAAAGTGGCTGCTCGAAAAATCACAACACTTCTTTCTTTAGGAGCTCATATTCTAATCTACACAAAACAAATAAAAGATAAATCTATAACATCTTTTTTATTTGATAAAAAAAATATTCAATTAATTATGAAAGAGATAAAAGAAGAAAATTTTGAAGAGTTTATTACAAAAGATGCTTTTATGGTTATAGCTGCTACTGATGATAAAGAGTTAAATGAACAAATTACAAATTATTGTAAAGATAAAAATATTTTAATAAACAATGTTTCTTCTAGTGATAATATGACTGTGAGATTTTGTAGTGTAATTGAAAATCAAAATTATAAAATTGGAATTTCTGCCAATGGTGACCCTAAAAAATCCTTGCTATTAAAGAATAAAATTGAAAAATTTTTAGAAAATAAAAATTAA
- the dinB gene encoding DNA polymerase IV → MDRVILHYDMDCFYASIEIRDNKKYRGKPLVVAGGVVTTASYEARKFGIHSAMSLFEAKKLCSHLIVVPPDKEKYIKESEKIHNLVLKLTHKIEFIALDEGYIDVTEIIDKYTSKEKFAKLFRERIFKHTKLTCSIGIGYNKLSAKTASDINKPNGQFIFNSQSEFIEYIKDKKIRRLQGIGEKFEKILNKDGYFYVKDIFHLSLKELTTKYGKSRGELLYLSSRGIDYSEVEFDRPTHSVGTENTYSYPLNTEEEFNMKIDEVFEISYERLKEKNFLTKTVTIKVKYSNMRVISKSKTLSLITNDKEQLKIIVNDLFSSLEEKTDIRLLGVSFKNLIEFSSRQLSFKI, encoded by the coding sequence TTGGATAGGGTTATTCTCCACTATGATATGGATTGTTTTTATGCTTCTATAGAAATTAGAGATAATAAAAAATATCGTGGAAAACCTTTAGTTGTTGCTGGGGGAGTAGTTACAACAGCTAGTTATGAAGCTAGAAAATTTGGTATTCATTCAGCAATGAGTTTATTTGAAGCAAAAAAACTTTGTTCTCATCTAATAGTAGTTCCTCCTGATAAAGAAAAATATATAAAAGAATCTGAAAAAATTCATAATTTAGTATTAAAACTCACACATAAAATAGAATTCATAGCTCTTGATGAAGGCTATATAGATGTAACTGAAATTATAGATAAATATACTTCCAAAGAAAAATTTGCAAAATTATTTAGAGAAAGAATTTTTAAACATACAAAACTAACTTGTTCTATTGGAATTGGTTATAATAAACTTTCGGCTAAAACAGCCAGTGATATCAATAAACCAAATGGACAATTTATTTTTAATTCTCAATCAGAATTTATAGAGTATATAAAAGATAAAAAAATTAGGAGATTACAAGGAATAGGAGAAAAATTTGAAAAAATTTTAAACAAAGATGGATATTTTTATGTAAAAGATATTTTTCATCTATCTTTAAAAGAACTAACAACAAAATATGGAAAATCAAGAGGAGAATTATTGTATCTTTCTAGTAGAGGGATAGATTATAGTGAAGTGGAATTTGATAGGCCGACTCATTCTGTTGGAACTGAAAATACCTATTCTTATCCCTTGAATACAGAAGAAGAATTTAATATGAAAATAGATGAAGTATTTGAAATATCTTATGAAAGATTAAAAGAAAAAAATTTTTTGACAAAAACTGTTACTATAAAAGTGAAATATAGTAATATGAGAGTAATTAGCAAATCTAAAACTCTTTCTTTAATAACTAATGATAAAGAGCAATTAAAAATTATTGTTAATGATTTATTCAGTTCTTTAGAAGAAAAAACTGATATAAGGCTTTTGGGAGTTTCTTTTAAAAATCTTATAGAATTTTCTTCAAGACAGCTTTCTTTTAAAATTTAA
- a CDS encoding DUF3592 domain-containing protein, producing MLKIVGIILIIVGTFNLFQYKKATERNFYVNGTLIDYSYSPSVNRYFPVFRYTVDGVIYEEEYRGVYKSEEKIEKLKNINIDEMPKATKKIIKKLKDVNYIEYEIGKEYKLLVNKNNPKEYWIAEDGTNKGREYIWIGIGIMFLMASFILKLIKLKF from the coding sequence ATGTTAAAGATAGTCGGAATAATACTTATAATTGTAGGAACTTTTAACCTTTTTCAATATAAAAAAGCTACAGAGAGAAATTTTTATGTAAATGGAACTCTTATTGATTATAGTTATTCTCCATCTGTAAATAGATATTTTCCTGTATTTAGATATACAGTGGATGGAGTAATTTATGAGGAAGAATATAGAGGAGTTTACAAAAGTGAAGAAAAAATAGAAAAATTAAAAAATATAAATATTGATGAAATGCCAAAAGCAACTAAAAAAATTATAAAAAAATTAAAAGATGTTAATTATATAGAATATGAAATTGGAAAAGAATATAAATTATTAGTGAATAAAAATAACCCTAAAGAATATTGGATAGCAGAAGATGGGACTAATAAAGGAAGAGAATATATTTGGATAGGGATAGGAATTATGTTTTTAATGGCATCTTTTATTTTAAAACTTATTAAATTAAAATTTTAG
- a CDS encoding LemA family protein: protein MIKIYQLYTIDNLRIIIEIQKTDLYDTVTKYNENIKMFPGNIIANFFNFSEEKFFKADEKASNNINIDFYGGK, encoded by the coding sequence TTGATAAAGATATATCAATTATATACAATAGATAATTTAAGAATAATAATAGAAATACAAAAGACGGATTTATATGATACAGTAACAAAATATAATGAAAATATTAAAATGTTTCCAGGAAATATAATAGCTAACTTTTTTAATTTTAGTGAAGAAAAGTTTTTTAAAGCTGATGAAAAAGCAAGTAATAATATAAATATTGATTTTTATGGAGGTAAATAA
- a CDS encoding toxin-antitoxin system YwqK family antitoxin, whose amino-acid sequence MKVKIVLSVITILGIAVGTYIYQNKYSFYRYLPAEDESKLQSINFKWCDEDGKAFSGRIKNGSDSYLNIYSYKDGELDGLNVIYYKNKIKEIGHWKEGKQNGLFQMYTEDGILVDNANFKNGERDGLTEQYYSATGKLRIAANFKNGVLDGKYKAYYPSGALQGEVFYTNGEMNGEIKEYYENGNLRLVGNYKKSLENGEWKFYLEKGNLQSIVNYKDGEMNGLKEDYYDNGKVWTRSEFKNNIQEGIYEVYYKDGTPQLKAKIKGGKIIEEQRFNRDGTIYDENDDKVFVSETVVGAFEESNITENEEEITIKEVDDKGNIISESQNNKKETEKLEEGNDEIELLGETIGNAFNSMVETLIISNLVYIDLMSFEKIEISEEKLKINDKDEIPYKRNYKNGVYGVNIPIENNNYLWVQLKENKSGEHKLFFEEYKKFRENNEKEIRKYLEELVYPIIDDFYKVEGKEAKFFDITISIKNYS is encoded by the coding sequence ATGAAAGTAAAAATAGTTTTAAGTGTGATAACTATATTAGGAATAGCAGTTGGAACATATATTTATCAAAATAAATATTCTTTTTATAGATATTTACCTGCTGAAGATGAGTCTAAACTTCAAAGTATCAATTTTAAATGGTGTGATGAAGATGGTAAAGCATTTAGTGGAAGAATTAAAAATGGAAGTGATTCTTACTTAAATATCTACTCTTACAAAGATGGAGAATTGGATGGATTAAATGTAATATATTATAAAAATAAAATAAAAGAGATAGGTCATTGGAAAGAAGGAAAACAAAATGGACTTTTTCAAATGTATACAGAAGATGGAATCTTAGTTGATAATGCTAATTTTAAAAATGGAGAAAGAGATGGTCTTACAGAACAATATTATAGTGCTACAGGAAAATTAAGGATAGCAGCAAACTTTAAAAATGGAGTACTTGATGGAAAATATAAGGCTTATTATCCTAGTGGAGCTTTACAAGGAGAAGTATTTTATACAAATGGAGAGATGAATGGAGAAATTAAAGAGTATTATGAAAATGGAAATTTAAGGCTTGTTGGGAATTATAAAAAAAGTTTAGAAAATGGAGAGTGGAAATTTTATTTGGAAAAAGGTAATTTACAATCAATAGTAAATTATAAAGATGGAGAAATGAATGGATTAAAAGAAGATTATTATGATAATGGAAAAGTTTGGACAAGAAGTGAATTTAAAAATAATATTCAAGAAGGAATTTATGAAGTTTATTATAAAGATGGAACTCCTCAATTAAAAGCTAAAATAAAAGGAGGGAAAATTATAGAGGAACAAAGATTTAATAGAGATGGAACAATTTATGATGAAAATGATGATAAGGTATTTGTAAGTGAAACTGTTGTTGGTGCTTTTGAGGAAAGTAATATCACAGAGAATGAGGAAGAAATAACTATAAAGGAAGTTGATGATAAGGGAAATATAATATCAGAATCTCAAAATAATAAAAAAGAAACAGAAAAATTAGAAGAGGGAAATGATGAGATAGAACTTTTAGGGGAAACAATAGGAAATGCTTTTAATTCTATGGTTGAAACTTTAATAATTTCTAATCTTGTCTATATAGACCTTATGAGTTTTGAAAAAATAGAAATATCTGAAGAAAAATTAAAAATAAATGATAAGGATGAAATTCCTTATAAAAGAAATTATAAAAATGGAGTATATGGAGTTAATATTCCTATTGAAAATAATAATTATTTGTGGGTTCAGTTAAAAGAAAATAAAAGTGGGGAACATAAATTATTTTTTGAAGAATATAAAAAATTTAGAGAAAATAATGAAAAGGAAATTAGAAAGTATCTTGAAGAATTAGTTTATCCTATAATAGATGATTTTTATAAAGTGGAAGGAAAGGAGGCTAAATTTTTTGATATAACTATTTCTATAAAAAATTACTCTTAA
- a CDS encoding adenine deaminase, producing MKQVTVESLKELVRAGRGLIPATMVIKNGTLVNVMSSEIYKADVAVYKDTIVAIGNVEDYIGKDTEIVDATGKYITPGLIDGHIHSECSKLSITSYAKAVVPCGTTSMISGLDEYISVAGLEGLKEIFDEIEKSPLKVFWGAPHQTPYTIPQSTIACNFTKETHEKVQKWSQCFGVWETVREFIQEEDENTLGAIVEANKNRLPVFGCAPMARGKELNGYLCGGVRLDHESYDHEEVVEKMRNGMHMLIRESSVTHFLKENMRAVTEVNPAFARRVSFCTDDVTASDVLEKGHLDNVVRLTIEQGIDPMTAIQMATINSAEAYRIDHLIGSVTPGKIADILLVDNLENFKVDTVITNGKIVAKNKKLTYELKAPKRSSVLTSKLKCDKVTGEDFKFKVAQKDGKVKVLSMNVIGPFVRKRRDAILNVENHFVQPDVENDVLMVSVIERFGRNGNKSLGFCSGWKLKKGAMASSAAPDDNNIVVLGANPEDMAVAVNHLIENGGGQVVVCDGKVIEFLPLPVGGICSDDEPEEIARIEKLLSKAANELGCDLPEPLMYMFFLPITAIPDYAITDVGPVDCIALKTFNPILEENL from the coding sequence ATGAAACAAGTAACAGTAGAAAGTTTAAAAGAATTAGTAAGAGCTGGTAGAGGATTAATCCCAGCAACAATGGTAATTAAAAATGGAACTCTTGTAAATGTTATGTCAAGTGAGATTTATAAAGCTGATGTGGCTGTTTACAAAGATACAATAGTTGCCATAGGAAATGTAGAAGATTATATTGGAAAAGATACCGAAATAGTAGATGCTACAGGAAAATATATAACTCCTGGACTTATTGATGGACATATCCATAGTGAGTGTAGTAAATTAAGTATCACAAGTTATGCTAAAGCAGTAGTACCTTGTGGAACTACTAGTATGATATCTGGATTAGATGAATATATTTCTGTTGCAGGATTAGAAGGATTAAAAGAAATTTTTGACGAAATTGAAAAAAGTCCATTAAAAGTATTTTGGGGAGCTCCACATCAAACTCCATATACAATTCCTCAATCAACAATAGCATGTAATTTCACAAAAGAAACTCATGAAAAAGTTCAAAAATGGAGTCAATGTTTTGGTGTTTGGGAAACAGTTAGAGAATTTATTCAAGAGGAAGATGAAAATACTTTAGGAGCTATTGTAGAAGCAAATAAAAATCGTTTACCAGTATTTGGTTGTGCACCAATGGCTAGAGGAAAAGAATTAAACGGTTACTTGTGTGGTGGAGTTCGTTTAGACCATGAAAGTTATGACCATGAAGAAGTAGTAGAAAAAATGAGAAATGGAATGCATATGCTTATAAGAGAATCTTCTGTTACTCATTTCTTAAAAGAAAATATGAGAGCTGTAACAGAAGTTAACCCAGCTTTTGCTAGAAGAGTAAGTTTCTGTACTGATGACGTTACAGCAAGTGATGTATTAGAAAAAGGACATTTAGATAATGTTGTAAGACTTACAATAGAACAAGGAATCGACCCTATGACAGCTATTCAAATGGCTACTATAAATAGTGCTGAAGCTTATAGAATAGACCACTTAATAGGGTCTGTAACTCCTGGAAAAATTGCTGATATATTATTAGTAGATAATTTAGAAAACTTTAAAGTAGATACAGTTATTACTAATGGAAAAATCGTAGCTAAAAATAAAAAACTTACATATGAATTAAAAGCACCAAAAAGAAGTTCAGTATTAACAAGTAAATTAAAATGTGACAAGGTAACAGGAGAAGACTTTAAATTTAAAGTTGCTCAAAAAGATGGAAAAGTTAAAGTTTTATCTATGAATGTTATTGGACCTTTTGTAAGAAAAAGAAGAGATGCTATTCTTAATGTAGAAAATCATTTTGTTCAACCAGATGTTGAAAATGATGTTTTAATGGTATCAGTTATAGAGAGATTTGGAAGAAATGGAAATAAATCTTTAGGATTCTGTTCTGGATGGAAATTGAAAAAAGGAGCTATGGCTTCTTCAGCAGCTCCAGATGATAATAATATAGTTGTATTAGGAGCAAATCCAGAGGACATGGCTGTGGCTGTAAATCATTTAATTGAAAATGGTGGAGGACAAGTTGTAGTATGTGATGGAAAAGTTATAGAATTTTTACCATTACCTGTTGGTGGAATTTGTAGTGATGATGAACCAGAAGAAATAGCAAGAATTGAAAAACTTTTATCTAAAGCAGCTAATGAATTAGGATGTGATTTACCAGAACCTTTAATGTATATGTTCTTCTTACCAATTACAGCAATTCCTGATTATGCAATTACAGATGTTGGACCTGTAGATTGTATAGCTTTAAAAACATTTAACCCTATACTAGAAGAAAATTTATAA
- the ade gene encoding adenine deaminase, with the protein MTKEILKKLVDVAAGRVPADLVIKNCKVVDVYSSKIIEGDIAVVEGLIAGIGSYQGKETIDGCGKYATPGFIDSHIHIESSYVSPEEIGRLLVPHGGTCIIADPHEIVNVCGINGLDYMMEAAKNTVLDIKYMIPSCVPCTPFENAGAIINAKEMKEPILRDNVLGLGELMNFPGVVAADSDILDKVMVAKESNKLIDGHSPSLFGNNLNAYASVGVRTDHECATVEDLEDRISRGIYVLLRQGSACHDLRNLLKGVTKENSRRCLLCSDDRQPKTILELGHLDNHLQICVEEGIDPITAIQMATINAAECFRLNDRGAIAPGLRADIVLLEDLKDFKVTNVFIEGKEVARDGKYLLETKKYDTSSVRGSMHVKDFSIEKLKLNLKSNKVHIIDILPGGVVTKKSVAEITLDENNDFVFEEEKDIVKVAVIERHKNTGNVAVGFLRGYGIKKGAVALSVAHDSHNIIVVGTSNEEMTLAVEKLIEQEGGVILVKGNEVIESMPMPIAGLMSDQTGEWVDKKLTSLHEKAYKELGIHGNVEPVMTLCFMSLIVIPEIKITDRGLFDVLKFDFISLEAE; encoded by the coding sequence ATGACTAAAGAAATTTTAAAGAAACTTGTTGATGTTGCTGCTGGAAGAGTACCAGCCGATTTAGTTATAAAAAATTGTAAAGTTGTAGATGTATATTCTTCAAAAATTATTGAAGGAGATATAGCTGTTGTAGAGGGATTAATTGCTGGAATAGGAAGTTATCAAGGAAAAGAAACTATAGATGGGTGTGGAAAATATGCTACACCTGGTTTTATAGATAGTCATATTCATATAGAATCATCTTATGTTTCTCCAGAAGAAATTGGAAGACTTTTGGTGCCTCATGGGGGAACTTGTATAATAGCTGACCCACATGAAATAGTAAATGTTTGTGGAATAAATGGTTTAGATTATATGATGGAAGCTGCCAAAAATACAGTATTAGATATAAAATATATGATACCATCTTGTGTTCCATGTACTCCATTTGAAAATGCTGGAGCCATTATAAATGCTAAGGAAATGAAAGAGCCAATTTTAAGAGATAATGTTTTAGGACTTGGAGAACTTATGAATTTCCCAGGAGTAGTAGCAGCTGACAGTGATATTTTAGATAAAGTTATGGTGGCTAAAGAATCTAATAAATTAATAGATGGACATAGTCCAAGTCTTTTTGGAAATAATCTAAATGCTTATGCTTCTGTTGGAGTGAGAACAGACCATGAGTGTGCAACAGTTGAAGATTTAGAGGATAGAATTTCAAGAGGAATTTATGTTTTATTAAGACAAGGTTCAGCTTGTCATGATTTAAGAAATTTATTAAAAGGTGTTACTAAAGAAAATAGTAGAAGATGTTTACTATGTTCTGATGATAGACAACCAAAAACAATATTAGAATTAGGACATTTAGATAATCATTTACAAATTTGTGTAGAAGAGGGAATTGACCCAATAACAGCTATTCAAATGGCCACAATAAATGCTGCTGAATGTTTTAGATTAAATGATAGAGGAGCTATTGCTCCAGGTCTTCGTGCTGATATAGTATTATTAGAAGATTTAAAAGATTTCAAAGTTACAAATGTTTTTATAGAAGGAAAAGAAGTTGCAAGAGATGGAAAATATCTTTTAGAAACTAAAAAATATGATACTAGCTCTGTTAGAGGAAGTATGCATGTTAAAGATTTCTCTATTGAAAAATTAAAACTTAATTTAAAATCAAATAAAGTACATATAATTGATATTTTACCAGGAGGAGTTGTTACAAAGAAAAGTGTAGCTGAAATTACTCTTGATGAAAATAATGATTTTGTATTTGAAGAAGAAAAAGATATAGTAAAAGTTGCTGTGATAGAAAGACATAAAAATACAGGAAATGTAGCAGTAGGATTTTTAAGAGGATATGGAATTAAAAAAGGAGCTGTAGCTTTATCAGTAGCTCATGATTCTCATAATATAATTGTTGTAGGAACAAGTAATGAAGAGATGACTCTTGCTGTTGAAAAGTTAATAGAACAAGAGGGAGGAGTTATTTTAGTAAAAGGTAATGAAGTAATAGAGAGTATGCCTATGCCAATAGCTGGTCTTATGAGTGACCAAACTGGAGAATGGGTAGATAAAAAACTTACTTCACTTCATGAAAAAGCTTATAAAGAATTAGGAATTCATGGAAATGTTGAACCTGTAATGACTTTATGTTTTATGTCTTTAATAGTTATCCCAGAAATAAAAATAACTGATAGAGGACTTTTTGATGTTTTAAAATTTGATTTTATTAGTTTAGAGGCAGAATAA
- a CDS encoding epoxyqueuosine reductase QueH, with the protein MVKINYDLKMMEQLKKIEILENKPKLLLHTCCAPCSTMVIETLKNYFDISIFFYNPNITEKDEYILRLEEMKKYVSDIGEDIKVIEGRYNVVEDFFAKVKGFENCKEGGERCYKCYSLRMEETAKFAFENNFDYFTTVLSISPLKKANWINEIGEDLGKKYSINFLYGDFKKKGRYQEGIKISHKYNLYRQDYCGCIFSKIEAENYRKSKLEEKNKENE; encoded by the coding sequence ATGGTAAAAATAAATTATGATTTAAAAATGATGGAACAATTAAAAAAAATAGAAATTCTTGAAAATAAACCAAAACTTTTACTTCATACTTGTTGTGCTCCTTGTAGCACAATGGTAATAGAAACTTTAAAAAATTATTTTGATATTTCAATATTTTTCTATAATCCTAATATAACTGAGAAAGATGAATATATTTTAAGACTTGAAGAGATGAAAAAATATGTTAGTGATATAGGAGAGGATATTAAAGTAATAGAAGGAAGATATAATGTTGTAGAAGATTTTTTTGCTAAAGTAAAAGGTTTTGAAAATTGTAAAGAGGGTGGAGAAAGATGTTATAAATGTTACTCTCTTAGAATGGAAGAAACAGCAAAGTTTGCATTTGAAAATAATTTTGATTATTTTACAACAGTATTATCAATCAGTCCTCTAAAAAAAGCAAATTGGATAAATGAAATTGGAGAAGATTTAGGAAAAAAATATTCTATAAACTTTTTGTATGGAGATTTTAAAAAGAAAGGAAGATATCAAGAAGGGATAAAAATCTCTCATAAATATAATTTATATAGGCAAGATTATTGTGGATGTATTTTTTCAAAAATTGAAGCTGAAAATTATAGAAAATCTAAACTAGAGGAAAAAAATAAAGAAAATGAATAA